In Garra rufa chromosome 15, GarRuf1.0, whole genome shotgun sequence, a single genomic region encodes these proteins:
- the LOC141286473 gene encoding protein NLRC3-like isoform X2, translated as MNLYEEIEEGGSVHYQPQKAVCPEPSCVSIKSSNSMFEPRTFIDKTVTSEVRVQPQQTACPEPSCVSMKSSNSMFEPRTFRDKTVTSEVREQPQKPAFPEPSCVSMKSNSSMFEPRTFTIKTLTFDPREKETGELQKPVHDELQTVKDQYKTNMKMKYERLFEGMKLQENETLLNRIYTQLYIIEGESEGVNEEHEVLQMEKKPRTKHSQDTPVYCNDIFKALPEPEYEKKDKIKFVLTKGIAGIGKTISVQKFVLDWAEGKVNQDVDFMFVLPFRELNLIKDHQYSLHRLLLDFHPELQDLDSKTYEECKIVFIFDGLDESRMTLMFSDTQKVCDVTETSSVGALMSNIMKGELLPSALIWITTRPAAASQIPSKYISRLTEIQGFNEPQKEEYFRKRISDKHQASRIISHISRSRSLHIMCHIPVFCWISATVLQNLLKQDDSAEIPQTLTEMYIHFLLTQINMKNQKYEERDPKKFRQSNKESIVKLAEVAFKQLMKGNVMFYEEDLIESDIDITNASVYSGICTEIFKGEYVIHQKKVYSFIHLSSQEFLAAFYWFYCFVIRIMNPLKVFDSLHHLFRGIVDEALESKNGHLDLFLRFLLGISLESNQRFLQDLLTHRENSSESIQKTTQYIKEKIKDGHGLSTERSINLFLCLLEVKDQTLSREIQGFLKSNKYSEEKISPAHCSTIAYMLQMSEEVLDELDVQTYNTSDEGRRRLIPAVISCKKACFVGCDLSGQSCEIIASALQSSNCALRELDLSNNDLHDSGVKLLSDGLKSPNCQLEILRLSGCMVTEKGCGYVSSALSSNPSTLRELDLSYNHPGNSGVQLLSDKLNDPKCSLEILNLNHGDHLRITPGLRKYACDLTLDPNTVYSHLIITEMNKKVTYVEEQQEYPDHSERFQHQEQVLCQESLTGRCYWEVEGSGRVDTAVTYKGISRKGGSDCRFGYNDKSWSLYCSKYRYTVWHNNNITDIPVPSPPSNKVGIYVDCPAGMLSFYSVSDTHTLTHLHTFNTKFTEPLYSGIRVYPDSSVSLSN; from the exons AGAACAGCCCCAGAAACCCGCATTTCCagaacccagctgtgtgtctatgaagagcaACAGCTCCATGTTTGAACCTCGTACATTCACaattaaaacattaacatttgacCCCAG GGAGAAGGAGACTGGAGAACTGCAGAAACCAGTGCATGATGAATTACAAACAGTCAAGGACCAATACAAAACCAACATGAAGATGAAATATGAGAGATTGTTTGAGGGAATGAAACTACAAGAAAATGAAACCCTCTTGAACAGGATCTACACACAGCTCTACATCATAGAGGGAGAGAGTGAGGGGGTAAATGAAGAACATGAGGTTTTACAGATGGAGAAAAAACCTAGAACAAAGCACTCACAAGACACTCCAGTCtactgcaatgacatctttaaagCTTTACCTGAACCAGAATATGAGAAGAAAGACAAAATTAAGTTTGTTCTTACAAAAGGCATTGCTGGAATTGGAAAAACcatctctgtgcagaagttcgtTCTAGACTGGGCAGAGGGAAAAGTAAATCAGGATGTAGATTTCATGTTTGTGCTTCCGTTTCGAGAGCTGAACTTGATTAAAGATCATCAGTACAGTCTTCACAGGCTTCTGCTGGACTTTCATCCTGAACTTCAAGATCTGGACTCAAAGACTTATGAGGAATGTAAAATagtgttcatctttgatggtctggacgAAAGCAGAATGACACTGATGTTTTCAGACACTCAGAAAGTTTGTGATGTGACTGAGACTTCATCAGTGGGTGCGTTGATGTCAAACATCATGAAAGGAGagctgcttccctctgctctcatctggatcaccaccagaccagcagcagccagtCAGATCCCCTCTAAATACATCAGCCGTCTGACAGAAATTCAGGGATTCAATGAGCCTCAgaaggaggaatatttcaggaagagaatcagtgacAAGCATCAAGCCAGCAGAATCATCTCACACATCAGCAGATCAAGAAGCctccacatcatgtgccacatacctgtcttctgctggatctcagccacCGTGCTTCAGAACCTCCTAAAACAAGATGACAGTGCAGAAATCCCTCAAACtctgactgaaatgtacatccacttcctACTGACTCAGATCAACATGAAGAATCAAAAGTATGAAGAgagagatccaaagaaattccgTCAGTCCAACAAAGAATCGATTGTAAAACTTGCTGAAGTGGCTTTTAAACAGCTAATGAAGGGCAATGTGATgttctatgaggaggacctgaTTGAGAGCGACATAGACATCACTAATGCCTCAGTATATTCTGGGATTTGCACTGAGATCTTTAAAGGGGAATATGTGATTCATCAGAAGAAAGTCTATAGCTTCATTCATCTGAGCTCTCAAGAGTTTCTCGCTGCGTTCTATTGGTTTTATTGCTTCGTAATTAGAATTATGAATCCACTTAAGGTGTTTGATTCTTTACATCATCTGTTTAGAGGAATAGTAGATGAAGCTCTTGAGAGTAAAAATGGACACCTTGATCTGTTCCTGCGGTTCCTGCTGGGAATCTCACTGGAGTCTAATCAGAGGTTCTTACAGGATCTACTGACACACAGAGAGAACAGCTCAGAAAGCATCCAGAAAACTACACAGTACATTAAAGAGAAAATCAAAGATGGACATGGACTCTCTACTGAAAGGTCCATCAATCTTTTCCTTTGTCTGCTAGAAGTGAAAGATCAGACTTTGTCGAGAGAGATTCAGGGTTTTTTGAAATCAAACAAATATTCTGAGGAGAAAATCTCTCCTGCTCACTGCTCAACAATCGCCTACATGCTTCAGATGTCAGAGGAGGTGCTGGATGAGCTGGATGTTCAGACATACAACACATCAGATGAGGGTAGAAGAAGACTGATACCAGCTGTAATCAGCTGCAAAAAAGCTTG TTTTGTTGGCTGTGATCTCAGTGGTCAGTCATGTGAAATTATTGCATCAGCTCTACAATCCTCAAACTGTGCCCttagagagctggacctgagtaacaatgacctgcatgATTCAGGCGTGAAACTgctttctgatggactgaagagtccaaactgtcagttGGAAATATTGAG GTTATCTGGTTGTATGGTGACAGAGAAAGGCTGTGGTTAtgtgtcttcagctctgagttcaaacccatcaaccctgagagagctggatctgagttaCAATCACCCAGGAAATTCAGGAGTCCAGCTGCTCTCTGACAAGCTGAATGATCCAAAATGCTCACTGGAGATACTCAA TTTGAATCATGGTGACCATTTGAGAATTACACCAGGACTGCGAAAAT ATGCCTGTGAtctcacactggatccaaacacagtATATTCTCATCTCATCATTACTGAGATGAACAAAAAGGTTACATATGTTGAAGAGCAGCAGGAGTATCCTGATCATTCAGAGCGATTTCAGCACCAGGAACAGGTTCTGTGTCAAGAGAGTCtgactggacgctgttactgggaggttGAAGGAAGTGGAAGAGTTGATACAGCAGTTACATATAAAGGAATCAGCAGGAAAGGTGGGAGCGACTGTAGGTTCGGATACAATGACAAATCCTGGAGTCTGTACTGCTCTAAATACAGATACACTGTCTGGCACAATAATAACATCACTGACATTCCTGTCCCTTCACCCCCTTCTAATAAAGTTGGAATATATGTGGATTGTCCAGCCGGCATGCTGTCCTTCTACAGTgtgtctgacacacacacactcacacacttacacacattcaaCACCAAATTCACTGAACCCCTTTATTCTGGGATTAGGGTTTATCCTGATTCTTCGGTGTCTCTGTCAAATTAA
- the LOC141286473 gene encoding protein NLRC3-like isoform X1 — protein sequence MFEPRTFREEAMMHDLREQPQKPAFPEPSCVSMKSNSSMFEPRTFTIKTLTFDPREKETGELQKPVHDELQTVKDQYKTNMKMKYERLFEGMKLQENETLLNRIYTQLYIIEGESEGVNEEHEVLQMEKKPRTKHSQDTPVYCNDIFKALPEPEYEKKDKIKFVLTKGIAGIGKTISVQKFVLDWAEGKVNQDVDFMFVLPFRELNLIKDHQYSLHRLLLDFHPELQDLDSKTYEECKIVFIFDGLDESRMTLMFSDTQKVCDVTETSSVGALMSNIMKGELLPSALIWITTRPAAASQIPSKYISRLTEIQGFNEPQKEEYFRKRISDKHQASRIISHISRSRSLHIMCHIPVFCWISATVLQNLLKQDDSAEIPQTLTEMYIHFLLTQINMKNQKYEERDPKKFRQSNKESIVKLAEVAFKQLMKGNVMFYEEDLIESDIDITNASVYSGICTEIFKGEYVIHQKKVYSFIHLSSQEFLAAFYWFYCFVIRIMNPLKVFDSLHHLFRGIVDEALESKNGHLDLFLRFLLGISLESNQRFLQDLLTHRENSSESIQKTTQYIKEKIKDGHGLSTERSINLFLCLLEVKDQTLSREIQGFLKSNKYSEEKISPAHCSTIAYMLQMSEEVLDELDVQTYNTSDEGRRRLIPAVISCKKACFVGCDLSGQSCEIIASALQSSNCALRELDLSNNDLHDSGVKLLSDGLKSPNCQLEILRLSGCMVTEKGCGYVSSALSSNPSTLRELDLSYNHPGNSGVQLLSDKLNDPKCSLEILNLNHGDHLRITPGLRKYACDLTLDPNTVYSHLIITEMNKKVTYVEEQQEYPDHSERFQHQEQVLCQESLTGRCYWEVEGSGRVDTAVTYKGISRKGGSDCRFGYNDKSWSLYCSKYRYTVWHNNNITDIPVPSPPSNKVGIYVDCPAGMLSFYSVSDTHTLTHLHTFNTKFTEPLYSGIRVYPDSSVSLSN from the exons AGAACAGCCCCAGAAACCCGCATTTCCagaacccagctgtgtgtctatgaagagcaACAGCTCCATGTTTGAACCTCGTACATTCACaattaaaacattaacatttgacCCCAG GGAGAAGGAGACTGGAGAACTGCAGAAACCAGTGCATGATGAATTACAAACAGTCAAGGACCAATACAAAACCAACATGAAGATGAAATATGAGAGATTGTTTGAGGGAATGAAACTACAAGAAAATGAAACCCTCTTGAACAGGATCTACACACAGCTCTACATCATAGAGGGAGAGAGTGAGGGGGTAAATGAAGAACATGAGGTTTTACAGATGGAGAAAAAACCTAGAACAAAGCACTCACAAGACACTCCAGTCtactgcaatgacatctttaaagCTTTACCTGAACCAGAATATGAGAAGAAAGACAAAATTAAGTTTGTTCTTACAAAAGGCATTGCTGGAATTGGAAAAACcatctctgtgcagaagttcgtTCTAGACTGGGCAGAGGGAAAAGTAAATCAGGATGTAGATTTCATGTTTGTGCTTCCGTTTCGAGAGCTGAACTTGATTAAAGATCATCAGTACAGTCTTCACAGGCTTCTGCTGGACTTTCATCCTGAACTTCAAGATCTGGACTCAAAGACTTATGAGGAATGTAAAATagtgttcatctttgatggtctggacgAAAGCAGAATGACACTGATGTTTTCAGACACTCAGAAAGTTTGTGATGTGACTGAGACTTCATCAGTGGGTGCGTTGATGTCAAACATCATGAAAGGAGagctgcttccctctgctctcatctggatcaccaccagaccagcagcagccagtCAGATCCCCTCTAAATACATCAGCCGTCTGACAGAAATTCAGGGATTCAATGAGCCTCAgaaggaggaatatttcaggaagagaatcagtgacAAGCATCAAGCCAGCAGAATCATCTCACACATCAGCAGATCAAGAAGCctccacatcatgtgccacatacctgtcttctgctggatctcagccacCGTGCTTCAGAACCTCCTAAAACAAGATGACAGTGCAGAAATCCCTCAAACtctgactgaaatgtacatccacttcctACTGACTCAGATCAACATGAAGAATCAAAAGTATGAAGAgagagatccaaagaaattccgTCAGTCCAACAAAGAATCGATTGTAAAACTTGCTGAAGTGGCTTTTAAACAGCTAATGAAGGGCAATGTGATgttctatgaggaggacctgaTTGAGAGCGACATAGACATCACTAATGCCTCAGTATATTCTGGGATTTGCACTGAGATCTTTAAAGGGGAATATGTGATTCATCAGAAGAAAGTCTATAGCTTCATTCATCTGAGCTCTCAAGAGTTTCTCGCTGCGTTCTATTGGTTTTATTGCTTCGTAATTAGAATTATGAATCCACTTAAGGTGTTTGATTCTTTACATCATCTGTTTAGAGGAATAGTAGATGAAGCTCTTGAGAGTAAAAATGGACACCTTGATCTGTTCCTGCGGTTCCTGCTGGGAATCTCACTGGAGTCTAATCAGAGGTTCTTACAGGATCTACTGACACACAGAGAGAACAGCTCAGAAAGCATCCAGAAAACTACACAGTACATTAAAGAGAAAATCAAAGATGGACATGGACTCTCTACTGAAAGGTCCATCAATCTTTTCCTTTGTCTGCTAGAAGTGAAAGATCAGACTTTGTCGAGAGAGATTCAGGGTTTTTTGAAATCAAACAAATATTCTGAGGAGAAAATCTCTCCTGCTCACTGCTCAACAATCGCCTACATGCTTCAGATGTCAGAGGAGGTGCTGGATGAGCTGGATGTTCAGACATACAACACATCAGATGAGGGTAGAAGAAGACTGATACCAGCTGTAATCAGCTGCAAAAAAGCTTG TTTTGTTGGCTGTGATCTCAGTGGTCAGTCATGTGAAATTATTGCATCAGCTCTACAATCCTCAAACTGTGCCCttagagagctggacctgagtaacaatgacctgcatgATTCAGGCGTGAAACTgctttctgatggactgaagagtccaaactgtcagttGGAAATATTGAG GTTATCTGGTTGTATGGTGACAGAGAAAGGCTGTGGTTAtgtgtcttcagctctgagttcaaacccatcaaccctgagagagctggatctgagttaCAATCACCCAGGAAATTCAGGAGTCCAGCTGCTCTCTGACAAGCTGAATGATCCAAAATGCTCACTGGAGATACTCAA TTTGAATCATGGTGACCATTTGAGAATTACACCAGGACTGCGAAAAT ATGCCTGTGAtctcacactggatccaaacacagtATATTCTCATCTCATCATTACTGAGATGAACAAAAAGGTTACATATGTTGAAGAGCAGCAGGAGTATCCTGATCATTCAGAGCGATTTCAGCACCAGGAACAGGTTCTGTGTCAAGAGAGTCtgactggacgctgttactgggaggttGAAGGAAGTGGAAGAGTTGATACAGCAGTTACATATAAAGGAATCAGCAGGAAAGGTGGGAGCGACTGTAGGTTCGGATACAATGACAAATCCTGGAGTCTGTACTGCTCTAAATACAGATACACTGTCTGGCACAATAATAACATCACTGACATTCCTGTCCCTTCACCCCCTTCTAATAAAGTTGGAATATATGTGGATTGTCCAGCCGGCATGCTGTCCTTCTACAGTgtgtctgacacacacacactcacacacttacacacattcaaCACCAAATTCACTGAACCCCTTTATTCTGGGATTAGGGTTTATCCTGATTCTTCGGTGTCTCTGTCAAATTAA